The Thermoleophilum album genome includes a window with the following:
- a CDS encoding methionyl-tRNA formyltransferase, whose product MRTVFLGTTELAAAVLERLVASPHRPSLVVTRPDRPRGRGQRVQSPPVADAARTLGLEVFQPEDVNAEAAIARISAARPELLCMCAYGALLGDELLSRWEILNVHPSLLPRWRGAAPLERAIEAGDPLTGVSIMLTERELDAGPLLLQRSEPILPDDDWGSLSARIARLAGELLVDALDLRPPPRPQPSYGITYASRVEKHERVLDPALGCERLARRVRALNPHIGCHLQIPGGGDLKVRAARAHPGSSAVDARPGELVACRERLFLVAVDGLLELLRVQPAGGRAMGAAEFLRGHGRSVRRVEAAVC is encoded by the coding sequence GTGCGCACCGTCTTCCTCGGCACGACCGAGCTGGCGGCGGCGGTGCTTGAACGGCTGGTCGCAAGTCCCCACCGGCCGTCGCTCGTCGTCACCCGACCCGACCGTCCAAGGGGGCGCGGCCAGCGTGTGCAATCGCCGCCGGTGGCTGACGCCGCACGCACGCTCGGACTCGAGGTCTTCCAACCCGAAGATGTCAACGCCGAAGCGGCGATCGCCAGGATCTCGGCGGCGCGCCCCGAACTGCTGTGCATGTGCGCCTACGGCGCGCTACTCGGTGACGAACTCTTGTCGCGGTGGGAGATCCTCAACGTGCATCCATCTTTGTTGCCCCGCTGGCGCGGGGCCGCTCCGTTGGAGCGGGCGATCGAAGCTGGTGATCCGCTGACCGGGGTGTCGATCATGCTCACCGAGCGCGAGCTCGATGCCGGGCCGCTGCTGCTGCAACGCAGCGAGCCGATCCTGCCCGACGACGACTGGGGGTCGCTGTCGGCGCGCATCGCCCGTCTGGCCGGCGAGCTGTTGGTCGACGCGCTCGACCTACGTCCGCCGCCGCGCCCGCAGCCGTCGTACGGGATCACCTACGCGTCGCGGGTGGAGAAGCACGAGCGGGTCCTCGATCCGGCGCTCGGATGCGAGCGCTTGGCGCGTCGCGTGCGCGCCCTCAACCCGCACATCGGCTGCCACCTGCAGATCCCCGGCGGCGGCGACCTCAAGGTGCGTGCTGCGCGCGCCCACCCGGGATCGTCGGCGGTCGACGCGCGGCCGGGAGAGCTCGTGGCTTGCCGCGAACGACTGTTTTTGGTCGCCGTCGACGGGCTACTCGAGCTACTGCGTGTGCAGCCCGCGGGCGGACGGGCAATGGGAGCGGCCGAGTTTCTGCGCGGTCATGGTCGTTCCGTGCGCAGGGTGGAGGCGGCGGTTTGTTGA
- a CDS encoding lipopolysaccharide biosynthesis protein, protein MSSRRLAARARVSRGYGRGAAVLSIGIGTTGLVTFGYFALASHALSATDYGGIALLWSVVFVTASVIWRPVEQFLSRSIADCDARGVSPRPYLASAGAIQVALAGLFVAVALLLRGPLEEGLFGDRETLYWILLATVVAYAASYFARGFLAGHGRFGLYGGLVLLEATSRCAFALAAVSGVTHGQTAVALGMVAAPLVSLAVVPWGIRRVEAPAITPPAARPAEGVAAGLRSGTGFAGALVVIMACEQTFLNAGPLLVKLRDGATGAALAGQAFNVLLIARAPLQLFQAIQTSILPHLTRLRAHGERESFARSVAATIALIGAFAAAVASAMAVAGPQLMALVFGGDYERLPLVVMAVGMGIYLAAATLNQAVLAAGRAASAAACWLAALALFTLALVAPLVDDRILHVTIAYTLGALALMVLLARLARASAASPDQQAPTASDRLQHRVPAGGASDVGGR, encoded by the coding sequence TTGAGCTCCCGGCGGCTCGCCGCGCGAGCCCGTGTCAGCCGCGGCTACGGGCGCGGCGCCGCGGTGCTGTCGATCGGTATCGGCACCACCGGGCTCGTCACTTTCGGCTACTTCGCGCTCGCCAGTCACGCGCTCTCAGCGACCGACTACGGCGGCATCGCTCTGCTCTGGTCGGTCGTCTTCGTCACCGCTTCGGTGATCTGGCGGCCGGTCGAGCAGTTCCTCTCGCGCTCGATCGCCGACTGTGACGCGCGGGGGGTATCACCCCGCCCCTATCTCGCCTCAGCGGGAGCGATCCAAGTCGCTCTTGCCGGGCTCTTCGTAGCGGTCGCACTGCTTTTGCGCGGACCACTCGAGGAGGGACTGTTCGGGGATCGCGAGACGCTGTACTGGATCCTCCTGGCGACCGTAGTGGCGTACGCCGCCAGCTACTTCGCGCGCGGGTTCCTAGCTGGCCACGGCCGTTTCGGCCTCTACGGTGGGCTGGTCCTCTTGGAGGCCACCTCGCGCTGCGCCTTCGCGCTTGCCGCGGTTTCCGGCGTGACCCACGGGCAGACGGCGGTCGCGCTCGGAATGGTCGCGGCACCGCTCGTTTCCCTCGCCGTGGTGCCTTGGGGCATCCGCCGTGTCGAAGCGCCGGCCATAACGCCCCCGGCAGCGCGACCGGCCGAGGGTGTGGCAGCGGGGCTGCGTAGTGGCACCGGCTTCGCCGGCGCGCTGGTCGTGATCATGGCCTGCGAACAGACCTTCCTCAACGCCGGGCCGTTGCTCGTCAAGCTGCGCGACGGGGCAACCGGGGCGGCGCTCGCCGGCCAAGCCTTCAACGTGCTGTTGATCGCCCGTGCCCCGCTGCAGCTCTTCCAAGCGATCCAGACTTCGATCCTGCCCCACCTCACCCGCTTGCGCGCGCACGGCGAGCGCGAATCTTTCGCCCGCAGCGTCGCTGCCACGATTGCGCTGATCGGCGCTTTCGCAGCGGCCGTCGCCAGCGCCATGGCGGTCGCCGGGCCGCAGCTCATGGCGCTGGTCTTCGGCGGCGACTACGAACGCCTGCCGCTGGTCGTGATGGCTGTCGGGATGGGGATCTACCTGGCGGCCGCCACGCTCAACCAGGCGGTGCTCGCGGCCGGCCGCGCAGCGTCGGCAGCCGCCTGCTGGCTCGCGGCGCTCGCCCTCTTCACTCTCGCGCTCGTGGCTCCGCTGGTCGACGACCGCATCCTCCACGTGACGATCGCCTACACGCTCGGCGCGCTGGCGCTAATGGTGCTCTTGGCGCGACTGGCACGCGCCAGCGCAGCGTCCCCCGATCAGCAAGCGCCGACCGCCTCAGATCGGCTGCAACATCGAGTGCCCGCAGGAGGGGCAAGCGACGTTGGCGGTCGCTGA
- a CDS encoding glycosyltransferase family 2 protein, translating into MKLIIQIPCYNEESTLPLTLRELPRSVPGFDRVEWLVIDDGSTDRTVEVARQHGVDHIVRLTKNKGLAMAFQAGLDACLKLGADVIVNTDADNQYCAADIPRLVEPILRGEADMVIGDRRVDSIEHFSPLKKRLQRLGSAVVRRASGTQIPDTTSGFRAYNREAALQVQVVSRFTYTLETIIQAGKMAIAVDHVPIRTNPKTRESRLFPSMWAYVRRSAAAILRVYTLYEPLRVFLIAAGAVALLALVIWGRFLYFFAIGEGKGHIQSLILGATLFVVATQLAALGVIGDVLAGMRVLQQRTLERVRRVELALGVPPSHYEPGGRWPHKDAPATASEAGAEDPPPAVPGDPAHQSQAAAGRGR; encoded by the coding sequence ATGAAGCTGATCATCCAAATCCCCTGTTACAACGAGGAGTCGACGCTGCCGCTCACGCTGCGCGAGCTGCCGCGCAGCGTCCCCGGCTTCGACCGTGTCGAGTGGCTGGTGATCGACGACGGCTCGACCGACCGCACGGTCGAAGTGGCGCGCCAGCACGGCGTGGATCACATCGTCCGTCTCACTAAGAACAAGGGTCTCGCGATGGCCTTCCAAGCGGGGCTCGACGCCTGCCTCAAGCTCGGCGCCGACGTGATCGTCAACACCGACGCCGACAACCAGTACTGCGCGGCCGACATCCCGCGCCTCGTCGAACCGATCCTGCGCGGCGAGGCGGACATGGTGATCGGCGATCGGCGAGTCGACTCGATCGAGCACTTCTCCCCTCTCAAGAAACGCCTGCAGCGGCTCGGCAGTGCGGTCGTGCGGCGCGCGTCCGGCACCCAAATTCCCGACACCACCTCGGGCTTCCGGGCCTACAACCGTGAGGCAGCGCTGCAGGTACAGGTCGTCTCGCGCTTCACCTACACCCTCGAGACGATCATCCAAGCGGGCAAGATGGCGATCGCCGTCGACCACGTCCCGATCCGCACCAATCCGAAGACCCGCGAGTCGCGCCTGTTTCCATCGATGTGGGCGTACGTGCGCCGCAGCGCGGCCGCGATCCTCCGCGTTTACACGCTGTACGAGCCGCTGCGTGTGTTCCTGATCGCGGCGGGCGCGGTGGCGTTGCTGGCGCTCGTGATCTGGGGGCGGTTCCTCTACTTCTTCGCGATCGGCGAGGGCAAGGGGCACATCCAATCGCTGATCCTGGGAGCGACGCTTTTCGTCGTGGCGACCCAGCTCGCCGCCCTGGGCGTGATCGGCGACGTGCTGGCCGGCATGCGCGTGCTCCAGCAGCGGACACTCGAGCGTGTGCGACGGGTGGAGCTGGCGCTAGGCGTTCCTCCCTCCCACTACGAGCCAGGCGGGCGGTGGCCGCACAAAGACGCACCGGCCACCGCCAGCGAGGCCGGCGCAGAAGATCCACCACCGGCCGTTCCCGGTGACCCCGCCCACCAGTCGCAAGCAGCGGCCGGGAGGGGCCGTTGA
- a CDS encoding sulfatase-like hydrolase/transferase: MSQVAARSATAPTWAPEAGGIRQLGFAFLHLLALSSLAFAEPLFDLLRKNPEFFAARGSAPVDIVVFAVGWVLVPPLALVVVEGLVALASQSAARILHLLFVAGLVALIVSPTLKRLFELGIGAHLALAIAVGLAVAALYARISVARSFVSALAIAPVLFLALLLLFSPVSKLVFPSEASARAIGGVPRAPVVVVLFDEFPVVSLLDSRGQIDARRYPNFAALAADGTWYRNAYTVYDSTERAQPAIMDGNYPRRDRLPTASDHPHSIFTLLGRSYSMNVSEEATSVCPTSLCKDERTSQAFAARVRSMVDDLSLVWAHVVAPEGIEERLPSVSQTWGNFGGSDDEAEESERVSAAAAAAGERPNTRANLNGNRNHRFLTWVARIRPSVRPSLNFKHTLLPHVPWQYLPTGQQYRRVASDPIPGINRYSYRDPGQVAVLWQRHLLQVGFADYLLGRLIRHLKQSGLYDKALIAIAADHGVAFDVGVYDRRRLTRRNAEAVGAIPFILKAPFQRRGRIDDSYVETVDILPTILRTLGVDPRVKMDGHPAGSAVVRRRRRVRIFERGTFRPLVFSAREWQQRKQALLRRKLALFGEGADGPWRFFEIGPNKDLLRKPVSAFASVRAAGLGARFVERAEYRNVDPRSSTVPVWVTGTVTGSPRGATRDVAVAVNGTIVGVGRTFHLVRDQGENFSIVVPWWVFRRGRNDVAIYEVRRFGARTTLALIGKAP, from the coding sequence ATGAGTCAGGTCGCTGCGCGGTCGGCAACGGCACCCACGTGGGCGCCGGAGGCGGGCGGTATCCGCCAGCTCGGCTTTGCGTTCCTGCACCTGCTGGCGCTCTCCTCGCTCGCCTTTGCTGAGCCCCTCTTTGACCTGCTGCGCAAAAACCCGGAGTTCTTCGCTGCTCGCGGTTCGGCCCCCGTCGACATCGTCGTTTTCGCTGTCGGCTGGGTACTGGTGCCGCCGCTCGCGCTGGTCGTGGTCGAAGGGCTCGTGGCCCTGGCGTCGCAGTCGGCCGCGCGCATCCTCCATCTGCTGTTCGTCGCCGGGCTTGTGGCGCTGATCGTCTCGCCGACGCTCAAGCGGCTCTTCGAGCTCGGCATCGGCGCACACCTGGCGCTGGCGATCGCTGTCGGCTTGGCCGTGGCTGCGCTGTACGCCCGCATCTCGGTCGCGCGATCGTTCGTCTCGGCGCTTGCGATCGCTCCGGTCTTGTTCCTGGCCTTGCTCCTGCTGTTTTCACCGGTTTCGAAGCTGGTCTTCCCGAGCGAGGCTAGTGCGCGCGCGATTGGCGGGGTGCCGCGCGCGCCGGTGGTGGTTGTGCTGTTCGACGAGTTCCCGGTCGTTTCGCTGCTCGACTCGCGGGGACAGATCGATGCCCGTCGCTACCCGAACTTCGCGGCGCTCGCCGCCGACGGCACTTGGTACCGCAATGCCTACACCGTGTACGACTCGACCGAGCGGGCCCAGCCGGCGATCATGGACGGCAACTATCCGCGACGGGACCGCTTGCCGACGGCGTCCGACCACCCCCACAGCATCTTCACGCTGCTCGGGCGCAGCTACTCGATGAACGTCTCCGAGGAGGCCACCAGCGTCTGTCCGACCTCGCTGTGCAAAGACGAACGTACGAGCCAGGCGTTCGCCGCGCGGGTGCGCTCGATGGTCGACGACCTCTCACTGGTGTGGGCGCACGTGGTTGCCCCCGAGGGGATCGAGGAGCGACTGCCATCGGTCTCGCAGACCTGGGGGAACTTCGGCGGCAGTGACGACGAAGCAGAGGAGTCCGAGCGCGTGTCTGCGGCGGCGGCTGCGGCTGGGGAGCGCCCTAACACGCGCGCCAACCTCAACGGCAATCGCAACCACCGGTTTCTCACCTGGGTAGCGCGCATCCGGCCGAGTGTGCGGCCGTCACTCAACTTCAAGCACACGCTGCTGCCGCACGTTCCCTGGCAGTACTTGCCCACCGGTCAGCAGTACCGCCGCGTCGCTAGCGACCCGATTCCGGGGATCAACCGCTACTCCTACCGCGACCCCGGGCAAGTCGCCGTGCTCTGGCAGCGGCACCTTCTGCAGGTGGGGTTCGCCGACTACCTTCTCGGTCGGCTAATCCGCCACCTCAAGCAAAGCGGCCTTTACGACAAAGCATTGATCGCGATCGCCGCCGACCACGGGGTGGCTTTCGACGTCGGCGTGTACGACCGCAGGCGCTTGACACGACGCAACGCCGAGGCGGTCGGCGCGATCCCCTTCATCCTCAAGGCGCCGTTCCAACGCCGTGGACGGATCGACGATTCCTACGTCGAGACGGTCGACATCTTGCCGACGATCCTGCGCACCCTCGGTGTCGACCCGCGTGTGAAGATGGACGGCCACCCGGCCGGCAGCGCTGTGGTGCGGCGGCGACGACGGGTGCGCATATTCGAGCGAGGGACGTTCCGGCCGCTCGTTTTCTCGGCGCGCGAATGGCAGCAGCGCAAGCAAGCGCTGCTCCGGCGCAAGCTTGCGCTGTTCGGAGAGGGTGCGGATGGTCCCTGGCGGTTCTTCGAGATCGGACCGAACAAAGACCTTCTGCGTAAGCCGGTGAGCGCCTTCGCCAGCGTGCGGGCTGCCGGTCTCGGTGCGCGGTTCGTCGAGCGGGCCGAGTACCGCAACGTCGACCCCCGCTCGTCGACGGTCCCGGTGTGGGTCACGGGAACGGTGACCGGGTCGCCGCGCGGCGCGACGCGCGACGTCGCGGTCGCAGTGAACGGCACGATCGTGGGGGTCGGTCGCACCTTCCATCTGGTCCGTGACCAGGGCGAAAACTTCTCGATCGTCGTGCCCTGGTGGGTATTCCGGCGGGGGCGCAACGACGTCGCGATCTACGAGGTGCGGCGCTTCGGGGCTCGCACTACGCTCGCGCTGATCGGCAAAGCGCCGTAG
- a CDS encoding class I SAM-dependent methyltransferase gives MEPVSPRGDGARSPQALDARLDAGSFRDPESRVFYAAGEVLRVLSREGLEDFNAFASTRLFARTQEDGRVVRTERVDDWRSLDLPLVKEPAAVLRHERVPFVSYPYEWPFSMLKDAALLQLGLLQEALAEGLTLKDASPYNVQFVGSRPTFVDVGSFERLRPGETWTAYRQFCMLFLYPLLLQALRRVPYQPLLRGAIDGIDPLHMRSLLPLRDRLRRGVFTHVTLHARLQARYADRAGEIRSSLNRQLQDRELQRRLLEANVRKMQRLVERLRWQPPRGVWVAYGERNTYTDEDTQLKERFVEEAAGARRRRLVWDLGCNNGRYARIAARHADYVVALDADQGPVELLYRDLREEGEERILPLVVNLADPSPGLGWRGAERKPLWERGRPDLVLALALIHHVAITANVPVREFLGWLWSLGGELVIEFPTRDDPMVRKLLSGKREGLHPDYQLERFERELGEFFEVDRRLELPSGTRVLYAARPRGAGAEATRLIASSADSDG, from the coding sequence GTGGAGCCGGTTTCGCCGCGCGGCGACGGCGCGCGCTCGCCGCAGGCCCTCGACGCGCGCCTCGACGCGGGTTCCTTCCGCGATCCGGAGAGCCGCGTGTTCTACGCGGCGGGGGAGGTGCTGCGCGTGTTGAGTCGCGAGGGCCTGGAGGACTTCAACGCCTTTGCGAGCACGCGTCTTTTCGCGCGAACGCAGGAGGACGGCCGTGTCGTACGCACCGAGCGGGTCGACGACTGGCGGTCCCTCGACTTACCACTGGTGAAGGAGCCCGCGGCGGTGCTGCGCCATGAGCGTGTGCCGTTCGTCTCGTACCCCTACGAGTGGCCGTTTTCGATGCTCAAGGACGCTGCGCTGCTGCAGCTCGGGCTTTTGCAGGAGGCGCTCGCCGAGGGGCTGACGCTGAAGGACGCCTCGCCTTACAACGTGCAGTTCGTGGGGTCGCGGCCGACCTTCGTGGACGTCGGCTCGTTCGAGCGTTTGCGTCCGGGCGAGACTTGGACCGCCTACCGCCAATTCTGCATGCTCTTCCTCTACCCGTTGCTCCTGCAAGCGCTGCGCCGCGTTCCCTACCAGCCTCTGTTGCGCGGCGCGATCGACGGCATCGATCCCTTGCACATGCGGTCGCTGTTGCCGCTGCGCGACCGCTTGCGTCGCGGCGTCTTCACGCACGTGACGCTGCACGCACGGCTGCAGGCGCGCTACGCCGATCGAGCCGGCGAGATCCGGTCGAGCCTCAACCGGCAGTTGCAGGACCGCGAGCTGCAACGACGCCTGCTCGAGGCCAACGTCCGCAAGATGCAGCGTCTCGTCGAGCGCTTGCGCTGGCAGCCGCCGCGGGGCGTTTGGGTCGCTTACGGCGAGCGGAACACCTACACCGACGAAGACACGCAGCTCAAGGAGCGCTTCGTGGAGGAAGCCGCGGGCGCTCGTCGCCGGCGACTGGTCTGGGATCTCGGCTGCAACAACGGTCGCTACGCGCGGATCGCGGCGCGCCACGCCGATTACGTGGTCGCGCTCGACGCCGACCAGGGGCCGGTGGAGCTGCTCTACCGCGACCTGCGCGAGGAAGGGGAAGAACGCATCCTGCCGCTGGTCGTGAACCTCGCCGACCCCTCGCCGGGGCTCGGCTGGCGGGGGGCCGAGCGCAAGCCGCTCTGGGAGCGCGGTCGTCCAGACCTTGTGCTCGCGCTGGCGCTCATCCACCACGTGGCGATCACCGCCAACGTGCCGGTTCGCGAGTTCCTTGGCTGGCTGTGGTCGCTGGGTGGTGAGCTCGTGATCGAGTTCCCGACCCGCGATGATCCGATGGTGCGCAAACTGCTCTCCGGCAAGCGCGAGGGCCTACACCCGGACTACCAGCTGGAGCGCTTCGAGCGCGAGCTCGGCGAGTTCTTCGAGGTCGACCGTCGCCTCGAACTGCCGTCGGGAACGCGCGTGCTGTACGCGGCGCGGCCCCGCGGCGCGGGAGCCGAGGCGACGCGTCTGATAGCGAGCTCGGCGGATAGCGACGGATGA
- a CDS encoding class I SAM-dependent methyltransferase, with the protein MRETQTHLSGRSSGLSASDVPTGNTFDKYGSRNPLVRRLVSAFERDLDELLRRADPQSLVDVGCGEGILSERIARRFGCPVVGLDLDDPKLREHWRQRSAPRLEFVAGDGHELPFADDSFDCAAAIEVLEHVPDPRKTLAEMRRVARRYIVCSVPREPLWRILNMMRGAYLRELGNTPGHINHWSKRSFIALLSRYGTVEEVRTPLPWTMALVRIG; encoded by the coding sequence TTGAGGGAGACGCAGACGCACCTGTCTGGGCGGTCGTCTGGGCTCTCGGCGAGCGACGTCCCCACCGGCAACACCTTCGACAAGTACGGCTCACGCAACCCGCTCGTACGACGTCTCGTGAGCGCCTTCGAACGCGACCTCGACGAGTTGCTCAGGCGCGCGGACCCGCAGAGCCTGGTCGACGTCGGCTGCGGTGAAGGCATCCTCAGCGAGCGGATCGCGCGACGCTTCGGCTGCCCGGTCGTGGGACTCGACCTCGACGACCCCAAGCTGCGCGAGCACTGGCGCCAGCGCAGCGCTCCCCGCCTGGAGTTCGTAGCCGGCGACGGCCATGAGCTGCCGTTCGCCGACGACAGCTTCGACTGTGCCGCGGCGATCGAGGTCCTAGAACACGTTCCCGACCCCCGCAAGACGCTCGCCGAAATGCGGCGAGTGGCCCGCCGCTACATCGTCTGCTCGGTTCCGCGGGAGCCGCTGTGGCGGATCCTCAACATGATGCGTGGCGCCTACCTTCGTGAGCTCGGCAACACGCCGGGCCACATCAACCACTGGAGCAAGCGCAGCTTCATCGCCCTGCTTTCGAGGTATGGCACGGTCGAGGAGGTGCGTACGCCGCTGCCGTGGACGATGGCGCTCGTGCGCATCGGTTGA
- the def gene encoding peptide deformylase: MSRTLADVPTDRTTSLGEACERPPGRLEGELREPQQLDPETAARRRRALARIRQYGDPILRSRATPVARFDNELRRQAQEMIELMRDALGIGLAAPQAGLSQRLLVYQIDEESEARVLVNPELVWHSEELEVAEEGCLSLPGVLLEVERPLAIRVVAQQLDGAAIELEASGLEARVIQHELDHLDGILILDRVPRDQRRAALRALREALERPAAGADVVLSSPAAASDSSSPRDQSSPVTASD, from the coding sequence GTGAGCCGTACACTCGCCGACGTGCCGACCGACCGAACGACCTCCCTCGGCGAAGCCTGCGAGCGGCCGCCCGGGCGGCTCGAGGGTGAGCTGCGCGAGCCCCAGCAGCTCGACCCCGAAACGGCCGCACGGCGCCGTCGGGCGCTCGCCCGCATTCGCCAGTACGGCGACCCGATTCTGCGCTCACGGGCGACGCCGGTGGCACGCTTCGACAACGAGCTGCGGCGTCAGGCGCAAGAGATGATCGAACTGATGCGGGACGCGCTGGGCATCGGGTTGGCGGCACCCCAGGCGGGGCTTTCGCAACGCTTGCTCGTCTACCAGATCGATGAGGAGAGCGAAGCCCGGGTCCTCGTCAACCCCGAGCTGGTGTGGCACAGCGAGGAGCTCGAGGTGGCGGAGGAAGGATGCCTCTCGCTCCCCGGGGTGCTGCTCGAGGTCGAGCGACCCCTCGCGATCCGCGTGGTCGCCCAGCAACTCGACGGCGCGGCGATCGAGCTCGAGGCGTCGGGTCTCGAGGCGCGTGTGATCCAGCACGAGCTCGACCACCTCGACGGCATCCTGATCCTCGACCGCGTGCCGCGCGATCAGCGCCGCGCCGCGCTGCGCGCGCTGCGAGAGGCGCTTGAACGCCCGGCCGCTGGCGCCGACGTCGTCCTGAGCTCGCCGGCTGCCGCGAGCGACTCGAGCTCGCCGCGCGACCAGAGCTCGCCGGTTACAGCGAGCGACTAG
- the aceB gene encoding malate synthase A codes for MGTNPDVELAGPRGPRDEEVLGERALALVGRLHAELEHERQRLLAARRERQSRLDAGELFDFPAATREVRERAWTVPEPPPDLRDRRVEITGPPERKMVINALNSGARCFMADFEDATAPSWRNLVEGQINVLDAVERRIEFVAPDGRVYRLVENPVTLLVRVRGLHLPERHVRVGGQTVAGCFVDAALFLANCAEPLLKRGSGPYLYLPKLESRHEARFWNEALRLCEDQLGLDRGTVRVTVLIETLPAAFEMDEILWELRERVLGLNAGRWDYIFSAIKRLRAHSWAVLPDRSQVTMTVPFMRAYTELLVRTCHRRRAQAIGGMAAAIPSRSDPAARERALAAVAADKRREAADGFDGTWVAHPDTVATAKAEFDRVLGDRPDQRDRLREDVAVEARDLLALDRTPGERTLQGLEGAFEVALRYLATWLAGRGAVAIHGLMEDAATAEICRAQVWQWLRHKAQLADGRTVAPELAREALERAYERARAGLEEVADWPALARLGEAAELVRRLVFSDEFVEFLTLPAYERLRG; via the coding sequence ATCGGCACCAACCCAGACGTCGAGCTCGCCGGTCCGCGCGGACCGCGTGACGAGGAGGTCCTTGGCGAACGCGCGCTGGCGCTGGTCGGGCGCCTGCACGCCGAGCTCGAACACGAACGTCAGCGGCTGTTGGCGGCTCGTCGCGAGCGGCAAAGCCGGCTCGACGCCGGCGAGCTCTTCGACTTTCCGGCGGCGACGCGGGAGGTTCGCGAGCGCGCCTGGACGGTTCCCGAGCCGCCGCCCGATCTGCGCGACCGGCGCGTCGAGATCACCGGTCCGCCCGAGCGCAAGATGGTGATCAACGCTCTCAACTCGGGGGCGCGCTGCTTCATGGCCGACTTCGAGGATGCGACGGCCCCAAGCTGGCGCAACCTGGTGGAGGGACAGATCAACGTCCTCGACGCCGTCGAGCGGCGGATCGAGTTCGTCGCGCCCGACGGGCGCGTTTACCGGCTGGTAGAGAACCCGGTGACGCTGCTCGTGCGCGTGCGCGGCCTACACCTGCCCGAGCGCCACGTCCGGGTGGGCGGCCAGACGGTAGCCGGCTGCTTCGTCGACGCCGCGCTGTTTCTCGCGAACTGCGCCGAGCCGCTGCTGAAAAGGGGCAGCGGGCCGTACCTCTACCTGCCGAAGCTCGAGTCGCGGCACGAGGCCCGTTTCTGGAACGAAGCGCTCCGGCTCTGCGAGGACCAGCTCGGTCTCGATCGCGGCACCGTGCGCGTGACGGTGCTGATCGAGACGCTGCCAGCAGCGTTCGAAATGGACGAGATCTTGTGGGAGCTGCGGGAACGCGTCCTCGGCCTCAACGCCGGGCGCTGGGATTACATCTTCTCGGCGATCAAGCGTCTGCGCGCGCACTCCTGGGCGGTACTGCCGGACCGCTCCCAGGTGACGATGACGGTGCCCTTCATGCGTGCGTACACGGAGCTTTTGGTGCGGACCTGTCACCGCCGTCGCGCCCAGGCCATCGGTGGCATGGCCGCGGCGATCCCGTCGCGCAGCGATCCTGCCGCCCGCGAGCGGGCGCTTGCCGCGGTGGCCGCCGACAAGCGTCGAGAAGCGGCCGACGGTTTCGACGGAACCTGGGTCGCGCACCCCGACACGGTCGCGACAGCGAAAGCCGAGTTCGACCGCGTGCTGGGCGACCGCCCCGACCAACGCGACCGCTTGCGCGAAGACGTGGCGGTCGAAGCGCGCGATCTCCTGGCTCTCGATCGCACCCCGGGCGAGCGCACCCTGCAAGGGCTGGAGGGCGCGTTCGAGGTAGCGCTGCGGTACCTCGCCACCTGGCTGGCCGGGCGCGGTGCAGTCGCCATCCACGGCCTGATGGAGGACGCCGCCACCGCCGAGATCTGTCGCGCGCAGGTCTGGCAGTGGCTGCGCCACAAAGCGCAGCTGGCGGATGGCCGCACGGTCGCTCCGGAGCTTGCGAGGGAGGCGCTAGAGCGGGCTTACGAGCGGGCACGCGCAGGACTCGAAGAAGTGGCCGACTGGCCGGCCCTGGCGCGCCTCGGCGAAGCCGCCGAGCTGGTGCGCCGGCTCGTCTTCAGCGACGAGTTCGTGGAGTTCCTGACCTTGCCGGCGTACGAGCGCCTGCGCGGCTAG